The Medicago truncatula cultivar Jemalong A17 chromosome 7, MtrunA17r5.0-ANR, whole genome shotgun sequence genome includes the window AAACAATGCAGTAAAGTAATTGCACAAGAGGCGTAAGTACCCATGACAGAGCTCAACAAGCTGAGGAACAAGATCAGAGTCTCTAAGACCAATAATAGCAGTCGAGGTGGTAGACACAGCTTGCGATGTAACAACAATTAGCGACTGCAACCTATTTATGGCAGACTTGGTTTTGAAGATCTTTGCTTCATCGTCTCCTTTGTATTCCTGACTCTGCAGAGATGATAATTTCTTTTCATGTTCAATCTTCACACCTTCTCTTGACTACATTCAAGAACAATTCGTAAAATGTGTTAGCATACATACCTCGTTCGCAAATCATATGGTTTTAGGCGTTTAGCTAAAATAAAAGCAACACTGCAACAGAACCACATGATTTCAGTTTGGTAAAAAGGAAGCTAAGTTGGACACATCATTTATGTGACTTCAAGCATTTGTAATCATTATACTAGGCAATAATTTTTCCTTTTAGTGTGGTATGTCGGAAAGCAACCTGCTTTTTTTGGTAACTATAACCATTTATACAAGAGAAATAATTTGCACTTCATCAACAACCAATTATAAGACCCCTTTTATATTGAATATCAATCACATGTTGGACAACATTTGAAGAAATTGGATAAGTCCTAACCAGTTAATTGCTTTGTCTTGTTTGTTCCTACGTTCATAATTGCTAGTTTCCCTTCCAGTTAACAAAAACCAGTTTGTCTCATTGGAGATATGATAAGAAGGGTGATGGTATTCAATTATTTCACACGCAATGAATTATCAATATTCAAGATCACATAACTAAAACTAACACGGGCAAGAAGCCATGATTTATTCTAATGTTATCATTTAGCTTCATTCAAGGGCACTCAAATCATTATGTGACATAAGATAAATACAATTCTATAATGCTTTGCATAACCTAATACATGTGAATGCTTATATTAAACTGTGCCTAACCAAAAATTGCTCCGAGATTTATATGAGCATTGAGCAGAATAAGGCTGAAAGTGTGTGCACATCATTAGTGAGATAATTTGCTCAaatttatgattgtttttttcaGTCTTATCCTAGTTTATTGCTATTTCAACCAAAATGAATAAGAAAATAGGTAAAGTCAAATGAATTTACACATTTTCTATAAATTGATGATACTTAGTAACTTTGTCAATCCTTATGCATAATAGGAATACAAGACAAGTAAGTGGATCTAACaataatgaaatgatgaaaCTGAGTAGATGTGAAAAGACAGCATTTAGTTATACATATCTagcattattataaaataaacccAGAATAAAAAAGGTTGGACGGTTGGTCCCAACCCAACATTAGGGGCTATTTTGGTCAATACACAAGGCAAGAAAAAAGGGGAAAGAAGAGGAGGTCATTTTCACACTAAATAAACAGTCAAATACTGCGGTGACCTTACGCTACCAAAGTCCAACATCACTCTACACTACACTGCATGGCTTCactcatttcattttcatctcCTTCACCTtttcataatataaattaattttctaaaGAGGGAAGAacaaatattcttcaaaataaaattaaagaaaagactTAGATATTAAGCAAAAATACATTACCTTAACTTCTTCATAGAGCTTCTTCTCCCAAGCCAAAAGCCGTTCTAAACTGGAGCAAAGACTCTTTAGACCACCCGGTTCATCCAACGAAGCGGCGTCCAGCCGGTACTTAACTGCCAACGGCGGTTTTGATGTCCAAGTTGAACTCAGGCTGCTCAATAAGCTATTTGAGTGATACACAGTTTCtgcaaacaaaaatcaaatagtCAGATTCAACTCTATCCAAACCTACCCATAATCCCCAAAGCATTGTTTGGTcgttaaaaacaacaaaaacagttATTTTTATCTGACCCAGAAAAAATTAGAGtacaaatcaaattttttcACTTATCAAacataaatactaaaaaaatgaatcaaaattgtCCAATTCAAAGCAATTAAAATTTGCATAGAATTTCTGAAGAATGAATTGTAATCAAAGAAACATGAATAAAATTAAGAGAATGAACAAAGTTGAAGATTAGTACTCACTCCTCAATTGCCTAAAACTTCGATCAAGCTGAGCTTTACTAATCTCAAGCATATCAGAAACCTGATCTCCAGCAACAGCAGCTTTATCAAAATTCTCCTTAATTGAATCCACAATCTCCTTCAAATCTCTATGCCTCACCACCATTTTCATCTCCATCATCCCTTCACCCGTGGACGACGACGACGCCAAATCCTCCGATTTCCCCACCGCCGCCACATATCCTTTCGCAGCAGACGATGACCCGAAATTCGACCTAGTCCCAATCTCAGACCTTGACTCAACATCACCATCAACcccatcatcttcttcttcttcctcctcttcatcatcctcaGAAGATGTTGTTGTACTGTAATGATCTCCCCATTCACTACACTCAACTTCCTCTCTCTCAGTCTCAGTTTGTTCCTCCAAGTGATGATTACCATGACCATGACCATGACCATGATTATGATTCTTCTCAACCATAGctaatttttcattgaaaaaatcatATTCTGATCTCTCAGaatcaaatccttcaacttCATGTGATGTTGGATTAACATAacgatgttgttgttgatgttgatatgCTTCTGTCTTTGTTTGAGGTTGTTTTTGTTGCTGTTGAGGTTGTTGTCGGGAATATGAAACATCACTATTTCTTGACTTAAAAGAGAACTGCGAAGCAGAATCTTCATTTTCACGTTCATGTTCATGTTCTCTGTCGAAATAATCGGAGCCAGGTGGCGGTGGTGGTGGAGGGTAGAAATTTTCCCAGTTCCAAACTGAAGAAGTTTGAGAAGGCGTTGAAGAGTATGTAGAATGTGCTGTAGGGAAGAAATTCGAAGCAAAGTTATCGCTTCTTGGAGTAGAACAAGGACTTGAATCGGAGAGAATGTGAGGTAGTTTTGGTGGCGGTGGTTTACGGCGGCGTTGTTGGTGGTGAGGTTGGTGGTTTGTGGAAGGAGTACTTGATGCAGAGAGTATGTGAGGGAGTTTTGAAGATGCTATTGTGGGTGACGCCGGTGGAGGAGGACGGTGGAAGGAAGACGGTGGTGGTGGCTGAGGTTTCGGTTGCGGTGGTGGTGGGTGGTGAAAGGTGGTAGTGGTGGTTGTTGGGGTGGTGGTGGTTTTGTGGTTGATGAAAACGGCGGGAGTGTTATCAGAAACGGAGAGAGGTTCACCGGAGGCGAAAGTGGAGAGGGCGGTGCCGGTGAGACGGAGGGAACGGCAGTAGTCGGAGTGAGCAGCGGCGAGGTGATGACGAGCATAGACAGCTTCTTTCATAAGACGGCGACGGTCTTTGCACCGTCGCACTGTATCTTCGTTTTCTAGCTTGGATGCTGCGCAACCCATTGGAAGTAATATAAACGGTGGCGCGTGGGTGTTTACGTTACCGCGCGTGGTTTGGAATGGGtgtgtttttttaaggaggaaGTGAAAGAAGGTACATGGTACTGGTGTTTGTGTTTTGAGTTAGAGTGTTTGGTTTTGTGCGTTTTACTATCTACCAAGTGCCAATGTCCTAgttgctttcttcttcttttcttctctttttcttttctttgtatttgggggatttatttatttatttattgccaTGATGGTTGATGAATGGAGTAATATTCTTTCAATGGTGTaatcattttctctttcattttattttattttacttgaaGCTTCAAACCTCCTATGAGAAAAGTAACTAGGCATGGGAATAAGGCGGATGGGGAAGGGTTTTACCGTCCGTATTTTACTCTCATATAATTATATGTTAACCTACATATATGGGATGAGAAATCGAATCGCACCCTCTGTCTCCGACAGATTCGGGTATCCAAATCATCTCCATCCCTGTAatagataatatatttttaataaaaataaaagtatttttcaatCTCGAGCGCAATGATGTAATGCATTATATATCAAAGAGATGATGGCGATCGATGACTATGGTgattgagaagagagaagtcaAAAATGTGAGatatggaagaagaaaagagagaattatGATAAGTGAGTGTCATCTAAATGACTGAGACTTTGATTGTGTGAGTGAAATGATATAGAGTttgagtttctatttatataaaaatggtagtaaattgattttttacatTCGGGACAGATTTAGATATGGGTTCATTAGATATGGTTCATGGTGGATACTTATATCTCTGTTAGATGTCTCGTACCCGTGTTTTaaaatcggaaaaaaaaaaacccgtcaaattaAGTTTGGTTCGGGCATGCATCCGATTATAGGTTTCGTTGTCATGCCTAAAAGTAAACAAGTTTGGTTCGAGTATGTATCCGGTTATAGGTTTCGTTGTCATGCctaaaagtaaacaaaaaatcattagaaggcaaaaataaatattattatttattagagcTTCATAAGAGATATCCCGGTGAGTTTTATCTCAGTTGGTAACATATTATATACATGGAATAGTGTCTGAACCCCGCccactccacttctccatatttaaaatgCGTGAgtttacttgaaaaaaaaaaaaaaaaaaagtgtttcatAAGAGATTATTGCCGCcagtttttatttatattgttaCCGCCAATTTGATGTTTTCCATTTTATgcatttatatgtttttttttctgttattATCGGGCCACGCGGTCAAATTCATAATAGAATAAATGGAAAAATGTCATTGTATGCATAGTTTAGTTGATAGAAATAATGCATTGATATATGTATGAGTGGAGTTTAAACCATAGTAGctttatttattcatcttaaaaaagtaaattttaactattagactacttgaaaaaaaggataaattaaagaataaatAGAGTAATAAATGGATACCATGGAATATATCCATTCCATAGTATTATTGACCTTAGTTGATTGTCATATTCATAAgctcatatcatattttaatgcACGCCTTATAGAAAGTTAGATAGAGTAATAAATGAATTTGATCCCAAAATGTTAGAGTATGATGTCTTCTGAGATATATTGAAAATTGcagaaaagaaaggaaaaaaacaaactattagTGTTGCTTTTCTtagtaattttatcatttagtgGACTAATAGAAGACACATTTGAGAATCATGTTAACCAACTAAAGATATATTTGATAATAAAGTTGACTGGAGAAAGACGTTCAAATAGGTTTTTATACTTGGAGAGACTTTAGTGACAATGTACACACATTTGTGATTCATAATGACGATAATCAATTAGATAATATTATATTAGGTAAATTCTATGATACAcctaatatatttgagtgtaccggtacaatTGCTCTTTAAATTATTGGTTaaacaagttgttttttgaagaaaaatattaatttttatcatttatatttataacaactaaatcttattcatcaaaagtgttaacgaaataaaattaattttttttgaatttttagcacttaatattgattatattttacgataatatgtaaaaaaattactaagattcttataaataatgaactgatgttttttcatatgaaatgatgttctataaagcgatatataatttgggacaatcttttttctttaagcgacatacaatttgggacggagggagtataattatataaaatttatttattttattaaatattagttttttttttactattttaatatttctaaatttcactttttgtagttttcaatttttcttttttgggtcAAGTAGTCTAGAAGCTAGAAATCCACCTCTTAAGATGGATAAATGGGGTGTTCGGAGTTAGAATTTTGGCATCTACGTATGTTATGCGATAttcctaccaattgagctacgttcacaaagttaatttttaattttatagatCATATAAAATGACAAAGTAATTAGTCTCGTGACAAATTACAgttacacataaaaaaaatatataatggtTGTCTatgttaatttaaattttgttagattttatataattattttttaaatttaaaaatcatataaactgTCAAAAGTACCCTTGTAACAAAATTGTGtctaattttgaaaattaaattgaattttctaCCGAATTAAACTAACAACCTAACAACATTTTCAAAGAagtgataaaattttgagaatATTGAATGTCCATCCCATGCCTTCTGTCATAGGAATTCAGAGATGGCTTTGCATTGCATTGCATGAGAAagtcaactatatatatatataaatattttcatcaaatctTGCCAATAATCTAATTTATATTATAGTAGTTAACATGCACAGCCCATACATAAAttgcttttttatttcaaatggcCATATTATGAAAAGATTATGCATGATCCTTAGTTGAGATTAAGATTATAAATTCATATGAACCAGAGAGTAGAGACTGAGATTAATCTTTGTTGGACAAATAGGAAAATATTCTATGTGttaaagtttttcttttaagaagttaaacgcCTACTAAAATGGGATCGGAGATAATCAAACATAACATCATGAGAGAAACACACTATAAGATTTCAAGTAAACACCACCAAATCAACCCAAGTAGGTTAATTATTTTATGcgtaaaagttaaaataattaatattttacccGGTAATGTATGATCATTAATCTTTAATATTTGCTCctatatttacaaaatttagTTATTCATTTATAACAAACCAAGAAAAAGGAGGACAATAATCTTtaagaaaaggaaaggaaagaaaaaacaaaaaatacacgACCACGATCTTGAATTGGTcatcatcaaatttattttctttcaagatAAGATGATGGAATAAATTCTCGTGAAATGAAAGCTAAGAAATTATTGAATAAAGTTACTAATAGCTTAAATTATTTAGAGCAATCTTCCAACCCACATAAGAAGGcaactaataaaatatatcactatCATGATTGCATGGCAACCACAAATCTTAcaaaccactttttttttttctttctgttcaCTAATTGGTTCACAATTACAAATACAACAAAAGATGCCTTGCTCTTGCTGTTCGAAGCTGTAGTCCCACATGACTAATATAACTCCATTCTCTATTGGATGTTTTGGAATTTCCTATCTTACAATATATTTTACTCATTTCATactagaaattagggttaactAGATCTTTTATCCGTATCAAAAAAATGATACTTTTTTAGTCCTCATGAGCCTCTTATTGTGGACTGTGTatttttagggaccaaaaataagTAATATGTTTACcgtgtgtttggtttggtgtTATGGTTTACAAAATCACGGCAAAATCCTACGTTAACATTAAAGTTCCactttgtaactttttttttcacgTTAAAATGTCTCGTAAACATGTGGTGATAGTGAAAAGAAGTCAAACAAAACATGCATTTATacaaactaaaatcaaaatttgtcaATTCTAGAGCAGTTGAAGTAGGTTTAGTGGAAAGGATGAAATCAAGATCAACATCCACACAATAAAGTCATTAATGTATTGTACTTTCTCACATTGTTATCCTTTTCCaacttttttcaaacttaaagtgaattaaacatataattcacgttagattttcaaacttaaagtgaattaaacatataattcaaaaatatataaaaataagctTCATTGGTTCATTTTCACTTCTAAAACAAACCCCTTGAATAAGATCTTCTATGTTGTACTTTCTCACATTGTTATCCTTTTCCAACTTTTTTATCatcttatttatcaaaagaTGAAATGTGTGCACACAAAGTATAGCAAGGAAATTGTTATAGGTAGCATGCATGAATATTCCACCAATAAATTGAACCTTTTGTAGTAAAGCAAAGGATGAAAAGAAATAGTGGTCGAAGTGAAAAGCAGAAAATTCAAGACAAGTGAAAGACCCTTTCAAATCTATCACCATCTTTCCTACTCACAAAATTTTGTTTCACCCAAACCCTTTCCACTTAAAGACACACCACATGCACTCTTTGTTTTTGGTATATATTCAATGgtcttaatatttttaaagtaaaaaaagaaaaagttaactttATTTGGTTTTGCTTTGAACTTTCCGATTGGAACGAGCATGGAACCCTACGCAGCTTTGATCACTTAAGAGAGTATCCAATTCTTCACAAAAGCATAGTGACATTTCTatcaaaatattctttttttgattacttttaaacaaaaaacGTTTACAAATTAAagggttcatttttttttttatttcgtccTTTGAATTGTTTTCCCTCCTTTTTTGCTACATAAATCCATGTCAATAAGATAAGATGATTACGTTACTCTAAAGTTTTTCTAAAGTTATGAAGCATAGGACCTTGCAAGTGACATGAAATGAAGAATTGTATATCCCCACATACTTAAcgtacaattttatttttgacacatATAGTTTGAAATTCGCTGAAAGATTCATGCAATTACAGCTATTCAGTCAATGAACTAAACAATCAAGAAATGtaataataaactttttatATAGAAAGATAAATTTTGATGAATGAAATTGGAAGGCCTTCTAAAGTTAGAATCTCAATGTTGATGACATTTTGTGGTCAcagttattatttttctataatcAAAAGAATCAATTGAAAATGAGTAAAATGGTACTTCTACAGTACCGATCCAACATTTATGAAGTCTTAGACGAAATTTAAGATGAGGTTTTTTAAGTccataaaatcaatcaatttaatctttattatgataatattcattttagatacaattttattaattaaaattttgaaaatagtagGATATGGAATTTTTTactaagtaaaaatattaaGCTTTTAAAGACTTAAAAAGATTGATTGCCTTTGTGGTCTAACTATTACATTTAAGTAAGCGAAAATTACCttctaatatttaaaaaaacgtATTCAACGTGGTTAA containing:
- the LOC25498936 gene encoding nitrate regulatory gene2 protein yields the protein MGCAASKLENEDTVRRCKDRRRLMKEAVYARHHLAAAHSDYCRSLRLTGTALSTFASGEPLSVSDNTPAVFINHKTTTTPTTTTTTFHHPPPPQPKPQPPPPSSFHRPPPPASPTIASSKLPHILSASSTPSTNHQPHHQQRRRKPPPPKLPHILSDSSPCSTPRSDNFASNFFPTAHSTYSSTPSQTSSVWNWENFYPPPPPPPGSDYFDREHEHERENEDSASQFSFKSRNSDVSYSRQQPQQQQKQPQTKTEAYQHQQQHRYVNPTSHEVEGFDSERSEYDFFNEKLAMVEKNHNHGHGHGHGNHHLEEQTETEREEVECSEWGDHYSTTTSSEDDEEEEEEEDDGVDGDVESRSEIGTRSNFGSSSAAKGYVAAVGKSEDLASSSSTGEGMMEMKMVVRHRDLKEIVDSIKENFDKAAVAGDQVSDMLEISKAQLDRSFRQLRKTVYHSNSLLSSLSSTWTSKPPLAVKYRLDAASLDEPGGLKSLCSSLERLLAWEKKLYEEVKSREGVKIEHEKKLSSLQSQEYKGDDEAKIFKTKSAINRLQSLIVVTSQAVSTTSTAIIGLRDSDLVPQLVELCHGMMYMWRSMHQYHEVQSNIVQQVRGLVNRSGGESTSELHRQATRDLESAVSAWHSSFCRLIKFQRDFILSLHGWFKLSLMPVDNDNVNRMEHSDAYMFFDDWKLALDRVPDTVASEAIKSFINVVHVISSKQAEELKIKKRTENASKELERKASSVRNLERKFYSSYSMVGIGIPDTGPDNGQGLDARDPLAEKKMELATCQRRVEDEMTKHSKAVEVTRAMTLNNLQTGLPGVFQALTSFSSLFTEALDSVCTRSYAIK